The following proteins come from a genomic window of Miscanthus floridulus cultivar M001 chromosome 2, ASM1932011v1, whole genome shotgun sequence:
- the LOC136540722 gene encoding uncharacterized protein, with translation MATPPQKQQAPPPQQQVSVQHVGRASSDELLRKFADPDARRPAATPPRRSLALRRKRSSRRVASGLSARDSDAAAAAAGFTGVELAAPKRRRSIGGSADWRAGLLLPTSTPAASARKAQARRVRADDAAGIGLLLAALERTWRKTVAGASKMFVERHRTNHVLLISDMV, from the exons ATGGCGACGCCACCGCAGAAGcagcaggcgccgccgccgcagcagcaggtgTCGGTGCAGCACGTGGGCAGGGCGTCCTCGGACGAGCTCCTCCGCAAGTTCGCGGACCCGGACGCGCGCCGCCCCGCCGCCACCCCGCCGCGCCGCAGCCTCGCGCTGCGCCGCAAGCGCTCGTCCCGCCGCGTGGCGTCGGGGCTCTCGGCGCGGGActccgacgcggcggcggcggccgcgggctTCACGGGGGTGGAGCTGGCGGCGCCCAAGCGGCGGCGGAGCATCGGTGGGTCCGCCGACTGGAGGGCCGGCCTGCTCCTTCCGACCTCCACGCCCGCCGCCTCCGCAAGGAAGGCCCAGGCACGCCGCGTGCGCGCCGACGACGCCGCGGGCATCGGCCTCCTCCTCGCCGCGCTGGAGCGG ACGTGGAGGAAGACGGTGGCGGGGGCGTCGAAGATGTTCGTGGAGAGGCACCGGACCAACCACGTCCTGCTCATCAGCGACATGGTCTGA